In Hymenobacter sublimis, a single genomic region encodes these proteins:
- a CDS encoding ABC transporter ATP-binding protein: protein MQITATGLGKRFAREWIFRDLTHTFRSGTATAILGPNGAGKSTLLNTLSGQILPTSGTLAYEHAGRAIAVEEVPPQLAYAAPYLELIEELTLTEQIQFHTRFKPLRPGLTTEQLITLMYLEKSRHKLVRDFSSGMKQRLKLALALYAATPLLLLDEPTTNLDRTGVEWYLEHVRATLTGRTVLVSSNVPEEYDFCQEQLLITDFGAKAAR, encoded by the coding sequence ATGCAGATTACCGCCACCGGGCTGGGCAAGCGCTTTGCCCGGGAATGGATTTTCCGGGACCTGACGCACACTTTCCGCTCCGGTACGGCCACGGCTATTCTGGGGCCCAACGGGGCGGGCAAGAGCACCCTGCTCAATACCCTGTCGGGGCAGATTTTACCTACCTCCGGGACGCTGGCCTACGAGCACGCGGGCCGGGCCATTGCCGTAGAAGAGGTGCCGCCCCAACTGGCCTACGCCGCCCCTTACCTGGAGCTGATTGAGGAGCTGACCCTGACGGAGCAGATTCAGTTTCATACCCGCTTCAAGCCCCTACGCCCCGGCCTGACTACTGAGCAACTCATCACGCTGATGTACTTGGAAAAGTCGCGCCATAAGTTGGTCCGGGACTTTTCCTCGGGCATGAAGCAGCGCCTCAAGCTGGCGCTGGCCCTGTATGCTGCTACCCCGTTGCTCTTGCTTGATGAACCGACCACCAACCTGGACCGCACCGGCGTAGAGTGGTACCTGGAGCATGTGCGGGCCACGCTAACAGGCCGCACGGTACTGGTTTCCAGCAATGTACCAGAGGAGTACGACTTCTGCCAGGAGCAGTTGCTGATAACTGATTTTGGGGCCAAAGCTGCGCGCTAA
- a CDS encoding competence/damage-inducible protein A, whose product MPLIPDVEIMTIGDELLYGQVIDTNSAFMGQELGKLGLRVRQITSVSDRADEIVATLDQARQRAQVVLMTGGLGPTKDDLTKHVLARYFNSELVLHQPTLEHVEGIFQRFNRPMLEVNRQQALVPANCHVLFNEVGTAPGMWFEDQGTVFVSMPGVPHEMKYLMTHEVLPRLQQHFQTPAIEHVVVQTVGLGESFLAQQIEQWEAALPPNMKLAYLPYLGGVRLRLTGHDDGQPNLRARMEALLPALRELLGEHIFAIGEIKLEEAVGQLLQERGLTVGTAESCTGGLLAHRLTSIPGSSRYFQGSVIAYSNDIKMRELGVKSETLAAHGAVSEATVAEMAEGLRRQLGVDVALATSGIAGPDGGTPDKPVGTICIAYADAHHTVTRQISFNRGRQLNVEYTTTMALNLLRQEVVR is encoded by the coding sequence ATGCCCCTTATTCCCGACGTTGAAATCATGACTATTGGCGACGAGCTGCTGTACGGGCAGGTCATCGACACGAATTCGGCCTTTATGGGCCAGGAATTAGGCAAGCTGGGCCTGCGCGTACGCCAGATTACCAGCGTTTCAGACCGGGCCGATGAGATTGTGGCCACCCTGGACCAGGCCCGGCAGCGCGCCCAGGTAGTGCTGATGACCGGCGGCCTGGGCCCTACCAAGGACGACCTGACCAAGCACGTGCTGGCCCGCTATTTTAACTCGGAGCTAGTGCTGCACCAGCCTACCCTGGAGCACGTGGAAGGAATTTTTCAGCGCTTCAACCGCCCGATGCTGGAAGTAAACCGCCAACAAGCCCTGGTGCCCGCCAATTGCCACGTGCTGTTCAACGAAGTGGGCACCGCGCCCGGCATGTGGTTCGAGGACCAGGGCACCGTGTTCGTGAGCATGCCCGGCGTGCCCCACGAAATGAAATACCTCATGACCCATGAGGTGCTGCCCCGCCTGCAACAGCACTTCCAGACGCCCGCCATTGAGCACGTAGTAGTCCAGACCGTGGGGCTGGGTGAGTCCTTCCTGGCCCAGCAGATTGAGCAGTGGGAAGCGGCTCTTCCTCCGAACATGAAGCTGGCTTACCTGCCCTACCTGGGCGGGGTGCGCCTGCGCCTGACGGGCCACGACGACGGCCAGCCCAACCTGCGTGCCCGCATGGAGGCTCTGCTGCCGGCCCTGCGGGAGCTGCTCGGCGAGCATATTTTTGCCATCGGTGAAATCAAACTGGAGGAAGCCGTGGGGCAATTGCTGCAGGAACGTGGCCTAACGGTGGGCACCGCCGAAAGCTGCACCGGCGGCCTGCTGGCTCACCGCCTGACCAGCATTCCCGGCAGCTCGCGCTACTTCCAGGGTAGCGTCATTGCCTATTCCAACGACATTAAGATGCGGGAGCTGGGCGTAAAATCCGAAACGCTGGCCGCCCACGGAGCCGTGAGCGAAGCTACCGTGGCCGAAATGGCCGAAGGCCTGCGCCGCCAGCTCGGGGTAGATGTGGCCCTGGCCACCAGCGGCATTGCCGGCCCCGACGGCGGCACCCCCGACAAGCCCGTGGGGACCATCTGCATCGCCTACGCCGATGCCCACCACACCGTCACCCGCCAGATCAGCTTCAACCGCGGCCGCCAGCTCAACGTGGAGTACACCACCACCATGGCCCTGAATCTGCTACGGCAGGAAGTGGTGAGATAG
- a CDS encoding nitroreductase family protein, whose translation MMNQAETTLSAAQVTQLIRGRRSMQPVLFEPGRVVPDELVRELLENATWAPTHKRTEPWHFVVFAGAGRQKLADFQVELYRSTAGPNLQESKLEKLTNNPLFSSHVIAIGLKRNPEVPEVEEVAAVACAVQNLHLSAVAHGLAGFWSSGGVTYQPEAKPFFDLGPQDQLLGFFYLGYPKPGATARSTRRPLHEKVTWVLE comes from the coding sequence ATGATGAATCAAGCCGAAACTACCCTAAGCGCCGCGCAGGTAACCCAACTAATCCGGGGGCGGCGGAGCATGCAGCCGGTGCTGTTTGAGCCGGGCCGCGTGGTGCCCGACGAGTTGGTGCGGGAACTACTGGAAAATGCTACCTGGGCGCCTACCCACAAGCGTACCGAGCCTTGGCACTTTGTGGTATTTGCCGGGGCTGGCCGCCAAAAGCTAGCCGATTTTCAGGTGGAGCTCTACCGATCCACCGCGGGCCCAAACCTTCAGGAAAGCAAGCTGGAAAAGCTCACGAATAATCCCTTGTTCAGCTCCCACGTTATTGCCATCGGGCTGAAGCGCAACCCGGAAGTGCCAGAAGTAGAGGAGGTAGCCGCCGTGGCCTGCGCCGTGCAAAACCTGCACCTTTCGGCCGTGGCGCACGGGTTGGCGGGTTTCTGGAGCAGCGGCGGCGTAACGTACCAGCCGGAAGCCAAACCCTTTTTCGACCTTGGCCCCCAGGACCAGCTGCTCGGATTCTTCTACCTAGGCTACCCCAAGCCGGGCGCTACTGCCCGCAGCACCCGCCGCCCGCTACATGAAAAAGTAACCTGGGTGCTGGAGTAG
- a CDS encoding DUF4197 domain-containing protein gives MNFRRFFVLPVVLLGLHTTASAQLRLPKLGDILKTTIPAPSTTTSTRTGSTGNISQDEAARGLKEALTQGISKGADQASKQDGFYLNKLIRIPFPPDAQRVANTLRSIGLGSQVDKFELTLNRGAEDAAKSAKPIFLTAIKSLTFKDVWGILTGEKNAATNYLKRTTTEQLTVAFKPIVQKSLDQVGATRYYTDLTTRYNRIPLVTPVQTDLNQYATGKAIDGLFTLIAQEEANIRENPVARGTELLRRVFGSKQG, from the coding sequence ATGAACTTCCGCCGTTTTTTTGTTCTGCCCGTGGTCCTGCTGGGCCTGCATACTACTGCCTCGGCCCAGCTGCGGCTGCCCAAATTGGGTGATATTCTCAAAACGACCATTCCGGCTCCTTCCACTACTACCTCTACCCGGACGGGTAGCACGGGCAACATCAGCCAGGATGAGGCTGCCCGGGGCCTGAAGGAGGCCCTGACCCAGGGGATCAGCAAAGGAGCCGATCAAGCCTCCAAGCAGGATGGCTTCTACCTCAACAAGCTCATTCGAATTCCTTTTCCGCCCGATGCCCAGCGCGTAGCTAACACGCTCCGTTCCATCGGCCTCGGTAGCCAGGTCGATAAGTTCGAGCTGACGTTGAACCGGGGCGCGGAAGACGCCGCCAAAAGTGCCAAGCCCATCTTCCTGACGGCCATCAAGAGCCTGACCTTCAAAGATGTTTGGGGTATTTTGACCGGGGAAAAGAATGCCGCTACCAACTACCTTAAGCGCACAACCACCGAGCAACTCACGGTAGCTTTCAAACCCATCGTGCAGAAAAGCCTCGACCAGGTAGGGGCCACCCGCTACTATACCGACCTGACCACGCGCTACAACCGGATTCCGCTGGTTACTCCGGTGCAAACCGACCTGAACCAGTACGCTACCGGTAAAGCCATTGATGGCCTGTTCACCCTCATTGCCCAGGAAGAAGCCAACATCCGCGAGAACCCCGTAGCGCGCGGCACGGAGCTGCTTCGTCGGGTGTTTGGCAGCAAGCAGGGCTAA
- a CDS encoding DoxX family protein, which produces MATFFLSPWSARLLSVLRIVSGLLMLFHGSQKLFNWPPSDHGGGASGLMLVAGILEFGGGLLLLIGLFTRPVAFILSGLMAVAYFMAHAPQGILPIVNQGELAVLYCFVYLYLAAAGPGPWSVDAARSRNVGPVA; this is translated from the coding sequence ATGGCAACTTTTTTCCTCTCGCCCTGGTCGGCCCGGCTGCTTAGCGTCCTGCGCATCGTTTCGGGGTTGTTGATGCTGTTCCACGGCAGCCAGAAACTGTTTAATTGGCCCCCTTCCGACCACGGTGGCGGCGCTAGCGGCCTGATGCTAGTGGCTGGCATTCTGGAATTTGGAGGTGGCCTGTTGCTGCTGATTGGCCTGTTTACCCGGCCCGTAGCCTTCATTCTCTCCGGCCTGATGGCCGTGGCCTACTTCATGGCCCATGCTCCCCAAGGCATCCTACCCATTGTAAACCAAGGCGAGCTGGCCGTGCTCTACTGCTTTGTATACCTGTACTTGGCGGCGGCCGGCCCGGGCCCCTGGAGCGTTGATGCGGCCCGGAGCCGAAACGTCGGCCCAGTAGCCTAG
- a CDS encoding S9 family peptidase: protein MQKPPVAAIKPKQLTSPFGTRTDNYYWLNERENPEVISYLNAENAYTEQQLAPVKGLEEKLFQEIKGRIKEQDESVPYRDNGYYYYTRFEAGAEYPIYCRKQGSLTAPEEILLNANELGKGKAYYQIGDFEVSDDNQVLAYSEDVVSRRLYTLRFRNLKTGQFYPEQIPNTSGNAVWAADNHTVFYTRKDPNTLLDFQLYRHTLGTDPKQDQLVYEEKDNTFRIGVGRSKSRKYIFLQAESTMSSETRFLDAATPAAAFKTFLPREADHLYEVEHFGQEFYVRSNAGAPNFRLLKTPVTNTAKTAWQEVIPHRKEVFLENMELFKDYLVLGERKEGLLQLRVIRWQDKQEHYLNFGEPAYTAAISINPEFDTPVLRYGYSSLTTPSSTFDYDMSTRTRTLLKEQAVLGSFNKQDYVTERLYAPATDGTRIPMSIVYKKGFRKDGSAPVLQYAYGSYGISMNPTFSAARLSLLDRGFAYVICHIRGGQEMGRQWYEDGKKLKKKNTFTDFTDCSRFLIEQKYTSPQKLFAMGGSAGGLLMGAVVNLHPEYYKGVVAAVPFVDVVTTMLDETIPLTTGEYDEWGNPNQKQYYEYMLSYSPYDQVKTQAYPNMLVTTGLHDSQVQYFEPAKWVAKLRTLKTDQNLLLLHTDMAAGHGGASGRFKSIHDTARQFAFMLMLLGVKA from the coding sequence ACCGAGCAGCAGCTGGCCCCCGTGAAAGGGCTAGAGGAAAAGCTGTTCCAGGAAATCAAGGGGCGCATCAAAGAGCAGGATGAGTCGGTGCCCTACCGCGACAATGGCTATTACTATTACACCCGCTTCGAGGCCGGCGCCGAGTACCCGATTTACTGCCGCAAGCAGGGGAGCCTGACCGCGCCCGAGGAAATCCTGCTCAATGCCAACGAGTTAGGTAAGGGCAAAGCGTACTATCAGATCGGCGACTTCGAAGTCAGCGACGATAATCAGGTGCTGGCTTACTCCGAGGACGTTGTGAGCCGCCGCCTCTACACCCTGCGCTTCCGCAACCTCAAAACCGGCCAGTTCTACCCCGAGCAAATCCCGAATACCAGCGGCAACGCCGTGTGGGCCGCCGACAACCACACGGTGTTCTACACCCGCAAAGACCCCAACACGCTGCTCGATTTCCAGCTCTACCGCCACACCCTCGGCACCGACCCTAAGCAAGACCAACTGGTGTACGAGGAAAAGGACAACACCTTCCGCATTGGGGTAGGCCGCTCGAAGTCGCGCAAGTACATTTTCCTGCAGGCCGAAAGCACCATGTCCTCAGAAACCCGGTTTCTGGATGCGGCTACCCCCGCGGCCGCCTTCAAAACCTTCCTGCCCCGCGAAGCCGACCATTTGTACGAGGTGGAGCACTTCGGCCAGGAGTTTTACGTGCGCTCCAATGCCGGCGCGCCCAACTTTCGCCTGCTGAAAACGCCCGTTACGAACACCGCTAAAACGGCTTGGCAAGAGGTGATTCCGCACCGCAAGGAGGTGTTTCTGGAGAACATGGAGCTGTTCAAGGACTACCTCGTGCTGGGTGAGCGGAAGGAAGGACTGCTGCAGCTGCGCGTGATTCGGTGGCAGGACAAGCAAGAACACTACCTCAACTTCGGGGAGCCCGCCTACACCGCTGCCATCAGCATCAACCCCGAGTTTGACACGCCCGTGCTGCGCTACGGCTACTCCTCGCTCACTACCCCCAGCTCTACCTTCGATTACGACATGAGCACGCGCACGCGCACGTTGCTCAAGGAGCAGGCCGTGCTGGGCAGCTTCAACAAGCAGGACTACGTGACGGAGCGCCTGTACGCCCCGGCCACGGACGGTACCCGCATTCCCATGTCCATTGTGTACAAGAAGGGCTTCCGGAAAGATGGCTCCGCGCCGGTGCTGCAGTATGCCTACGGCTCCTACGGTATTTCCATGAACCCCACCTTTAGCGCGGCCCGGCTGAGCCTCCTGGACCGGGGCTTTGCCTACGTGATTTGCCACATTCGGGGCGGGCAGGAAATGGGTCGGCAGTGGTACGAGGACGGCAAGAAACTCAAGAAGAAAAACACCTTCACCGATTTCACCGACTGCTCCAGGTTCCTGATTGAGCAGAAATACACCTCCCCGCAGAAGCTGTTTGCCATGGGCGGCTCGGCGGGGGGCTTGCTCATGGGCGCCGTCGTCAACCTGCACCCCGAGTACTACAAGGGGGTAGTAGCCGCCGTGCCCTTCGTGGATGTGGTGACCACCATGCTCGACGAGACCATTCCGCTGACCACGGGCGAGTACGACGAGTGGGGCAACCCCAACCAGAAGCAGTACTACGAGTACATGCTCAGCTACTCGCCCTACGACCAGGTGAAGACCCAGGCCTACCCCAATATGCTGGTAACGACTGGCCTCCACGACTCGCAGGTGCAGTACTTCGAGCCGGCTAAGTGGGTAGCTAAGCTGCGCACCCTGAAAACCGACCAGAACTTGCTGCTCCTGCACACCGACATGGCCGCCGGCCACGGCGGCGCCTCCGGCCGCTTCAAATCCATCCACGACACGGCCCGGCAGTTCGCCTTCATGCTGATGTTGCTGGGCGTAAAGGCCTAA
- a CDS encoding dihydrolipoamide acetyltransferase family protein translates to MARVEMTMPKMGESIMEGTVLKWLKQVGDSIDQDESVLEVATDKVDTEVPALHAGILQEILVQEGQVVAVGAPIAIIETDAASASAAPAASAEIPAPSVNGATKPAPEVPYLPEAGDPQANPAQAVAAQPQAGRFYSPLVLSIAREEGISMADLEYLPGTGSEGRVTKKDILDYVVGGKKPLAQPAPATPAAQPQAAVPAPAPQAAPAAAPAPQAAPAPQAAAPTPATKAVPSISGNQELLEMDRMRKMIAQRMVDSKRISPHVTSFVEADVTDLVNWRNKHKDAYKKREGENLTFTPIFIQAIARAIQDYPMINVSIEGDYIIKKRDINVGVAVALPSGNLIVPVIHNADQLNLNGLSKKVNDLANRARANKLKPEDLEGGTYTVSNVGSFGNVMGTPIIMQPQVAIMAVGAIKKKPAVIETPQGDLIGVRHFMFLSHSYDHRVVDGSLGGMFVRRVADYLEQFDPNTTI, encoded by the coding sequence ATGGCACGAGTGGAAATGACGATGCCCAAGATGGGCGAATCCATCATGGAAGGCACCGTCCTGAAATGGCTTAAACAAGTAGGCGACTCCATTGACCAGGATGAATCGGTGCTGGAAGTAGCCACCGATAAGGTGGACACCGAAGTGCCAGCCCTCCACGCGGGCATCCTCCAGGAAATCTTGGTGCAGGAAGGGCAGGTAGTGGCCGTGGGTGCTCCCATTGCCATCATCGAAACCGATGCCGCCAGCGCCTCGGCCGCCCCGGCTGCCAGCGCCGAAATTCCGGCTCCTTCTGTAAACGGGGCTACCAAGCCTGCCCCCGAAGTTCCCTACCTGCCCGAAGCCGGCGACCCGCAGGCCAACCCCGCGCAGGCTGTAGCCGCTCAGCCCCAGGCCGGCCGCTTCTACTCCCCGCTCGTGCTCAGCATTGCCCGCGAGGAAGGCATTTCTATGGCCGACCTGGAGTACCTGCCCGGTACCGGCAGCGAAGGCCGCGTCACGAAGAAAGACATCCTCGACTACGTAGTCGGCGGCAAAAAGCCCCTGGCCCAGCCCGCACCGGCTACCCCGGCCGCCCAGCCCCAAGCCGCAGTACCTGCTCCGGCTCCCCAGGCCGCTCCTGCTGCTGCCCCCGCTCCGCAGGCCGCACCAGCCCCCCAAGCGGCGGCGCCTACCCCCGCTACCAAGGCCGTACCTTCCATCAGCGGGAACCAGGAGCTGCTGGAAATGGACCGCATGCGCAAGATGATTGCCCAGCGCATGGTCGATTCCAAGCGCATTTCGCCCCACGTTACCTCCTTTGTGGAAGCCGACGTTACCGACCTCGTGAACTGGCGCAACAAGCACAAGGACGCCTACAAGAAGCGCGAGGGCGAGAACCTGACCTTCACGCCTATCTTCATTCAGGCTATTGCCCGCGCCATTCAGGACTACCCGATGATTAACGTCTCGATTGAGGGCGACTACATCATCAAGAAGCGCGACATCAACGTGGGCGTGGCCGTGGCCCTGCCTTCGGGCAACCTCATCGTGCCCGTAATTCACAATGCCGACCAGCTGAACCTAAACGGCCTGAGCAAGAAAGTAAACGACCTAGCCAACCGCGCCCGGGCCAACAAGCTCAAGCCCGAAGATTTGGAGGGCGGCACCTACACGGTATCCAACGTGGGCTCTTTCGGCAACGTGATGGGCACGCCCATCATCATGCAGCCCCAGGTAGCCATCATGGCCGTGGGGGCCATCAAGAAGAAGCCCGCCGTTATTGAAACGCCCCAGGGCGACCTGATTGGCGTGCGTCACTTCATGTTCCTCTCCCACTCCTACGACCACCGCGTGGTAGATGGCTCGTTGGGCGGCATGTTCGTGCGCCGGGTAGCCGACTACCTGGAGCAGTTCGACCCGAACACGACCATCTAA
- a CDS encoding TonB-dependent receptor domain-containing protein, with amino-acid sequence MKKLFFLILITGSGHVVLAQVPSGGERPAGAGRPAGGPPAAAPQPQAGAGRITGTVTDAGTKQPVPYATVALVNPATGKPVDGTAADDNGKFTIPRIAAGTYTVQISFIGYKLVEKTGVVITEAGNTVALGSVALESTAQALGEVRVEGQRSLVEERVDRTVYNAEKDETTRGGDATDVLKRVPNLSVDLDGNVSLRGSQNIRVLINNRPSTISANSIADALKQIPADQIKTVEVITSPSAKYDAEGSGGIINIVTKQNNLQGFTLDLRTSAGLRSSDLGLNATYRVGKMGFSLGGGGRGQYNTPGSFRNEQTTYTINGNDIANRQLLTRTVQSADTRQQNVFGRYSLGWDYDINKYNFLSASVQLGLRNGSNYQDDLASQTTFFRPVLGDSLTNRLSNVKVLDNSNTLDATLNYTRTFETPQRELSLLAQYSRNTRTNNFTNTTLSGENAGDYRRNLNDSYNEEITLQADYQTPLSKTQLLEFGAKDIMRRVNSDYATFLNGQQLPGTTLSNVFDYNQNVAAAYLSYTQSFLKNYTLKAGARYEYTTITADFRTENAPSIPSYGVLVPSVNLSRKLANGNVLKAAYNRRIQRPSLQFLNPNEQSGNLLLYTVGNPELEPEKTNNFELGYSTFIKQTSLNFTVFARNTDGSIQPVRTQDGARIRTSYDNIGTENAYGGSVNANVNIQNKLTLGGGLDVYYATLDNNTADVLYAASNQGWVASGRLMGGYTFAKGWGVQAFSFYRGRQVQLQGYQGGFGVYSMGVKKDFADKKGSIGFGADNFFTPTNKIRSSINTPVLDQYSVNVLRRSGFRVNLSYRIGKMSMAQPKRRRSISNDDLKDGGDGGNGAGATPAQGPSGGRP; translated from the coding sequence ATGAAAAAGCTCTTCTTTCTTATTTTAATAACGGGTAGCGGCCACGTAGTGCTGGCCCAGGTGCCGAGTGGCGGCGAACGGCCAGCCGGTGCTGGTCGGCCCGCCGGAGGGCCACCTGCGGCGGCGCCCCAACCCCAGGCCGGCGCTGGCCGCATTACGGGCACGGTTACCGATGCGGGCACCAAGCAGCCGGTGCCCTACGCCACCGTGGCCCTGGTGAACCCCGCCACCGGCAAGCCCGTGGACGGCACCGCCGCCGACGACAATGGCAAGTTCACGATTCCGCGCATTGCGGCCGGCACCTACACCGTGCAAATCAGCTTCATCGGTTACAAACTGGTGGAGAAAACCGGGGTAGTAATTACGGAGGCCGGCAACACCGTGGCCCTGGGCAGCGTGGCCCTGGAGTCGACGGCGCAGGCCTTGGGCGAGGTGCGGGTGGAAGGCCAGCGCAGCCTGGTGGAGGAGAGGGTAGACCGCACGGTGTACAACGCCGAAAAGGATGAAACCACCCGCGGCGGCGACGCTACCGACGTGCTCAAGCGCGTGCCCAACCTCTCCGTGGACCTGGACGGGAACGTGAGTTTGCGCGGCTCCCAAAACATCCGGGTGCTCATCAACAACCGCCCCAGCACCATCTCGGCCAACAGCATTGCGGATGCGCTCAAGCAGATTCCAGCCGACCAGATTAAGACTGTAGAAGTAATTACCTCGCCCTCGGCCAAGTACGACGCCGAAGGCTCGGGCGGCATCATCAACATCGTCACCAAGCAAAACAACCTGCAGGGCTTTACCTTGGACTTGCGCACCAGCGCCGGCCTGCGCAGCTCCGACCTGGGCCTGAACGCCACCTACCGGGTAGGCAAGATGGGCTTCTCGCTGGGTGGAGGCGGCCGCGGCCAGTACAACACGCCCGGCAGCTTCCGCAACGAGCAGACCACTTACACCATCAACGGCAACGACATAGCCAACCGCCAGCTACTGACGCGCACCGTGCAGTCGGCGGATACGCGCCAGCAAAACGTGTTCGGGCGCTACTCTTTGGGCTGGGACTACGACATCAACAAGTACAATTTCCTCTCGGCCTCGGTGCAGTTGGGCTTGCGCAACGGCTCTAATTACCAAGACGACCTGGCCTCGCAAACCACGTTTTTCCGGCCGGTGCTGGGCGACTCGCTCACCAACCGCCTCAGCAACGTGAAGGTGCTCGACAATTCTAACACCCTGGATGCGACGCTTAATTACACCCGCACCTTCGAGACGCCCCAGCGCGAGCTAAGCCTGCTGGCCCAGTACAGCCGTAACACCCGCACCAACAACTTCACGAACACCACCCTAAGTGGAGAGAATGCCGGCGACTACCGCCGCAACCTCAACGACAGCTACAACGAGGAAATCACGCTGCAGGCCGACTACCAGACGCCCCTGAGCAAAACCCAACTGCTGGAATTTGGGGCTAAGGACATCATGCGCCGCGTGAACAGCGACTACGCTACCTTCCTCAACGGACAGCAACTGCCGGGCACTACCCTGTCCAACGTGTTCGACTACAACCAGAACGTAGCGGCAGCCTACCTGTCGTACACGCAGAGCTTCCTCAAAAACTACACCCTGAAGGCCGGGGCCCGCTACGAGTACACCACCATCACGGCCGACTTCCGCACCGAAAATGCACCTTCCATTCCGTCGTATGGGGTGCTGGTGCCCAGCGTAAACCTCTCGCGCAAGCTTGCTAACGGCAACGTGCTCAAAGCTGCTTACAACCGCCGCATTCAGCGGCCTTCCCTGCAGTTCCTGAACCCAAATGAGCAGTCGGGTAACTTGCTGCTGTACACCGTGGGTAACCCCGAATTGGAGCCCGAGAAAACCAACAATTTCGAGTTGGGCTACAGTACCTTCATCAAGCAAACCTCGCTGAATTTCACCGTGTTTGCCCGTAATACCGACGGCTCCATTCAGCCCGTACGTACCCAGGATGGGGCACGCATCCGGACCAGCTACGACAACATCGGCACCGAAAACGCCTACGGTGGCAGCGTAAATGCCAACGTGAACATCCAAAACAAGCTGACGCTGGGCGGGGGCCTGGATGTGTACTACGCCACCTTGGATAACAACACTGCCGACGTGCTGTACGCGGCCAGTAACCAGGGTTGGGTGGCCAGCGGCCGCCTCATGGGTGGCTACACCTTCGCCAAAGGTTGGGGCGTGCAGGCCTTTAGCTTCTACCGGGGCCGGCAGGTGCAGCTCCAGGGCTACCAGGGCGGCTTCGGGGTGTACAGCATGGGGGTGAAAAAGGACTTCGCCGATAAGAAGGGCAGCATCGGCTTCGGAGCTGACAACTTCTTCACGCCCACCAACAAAATCCGCAGCTCCATCAACACGCCCGTGCTCGACCAGTACAGCGTGAACGTGCTGCGCCGCTCGGGCTTCCGCGTGAACCTGAGCTACCGCATCGGCAAGATGAGCATGGCCCAGCCCAAGCGCCGCCGTTCCATCAGCAACGACGACCTGAAAGACGGCGGCGACGGCGGCAACGGCGCCGGTGCCACGCCCGCCCAGGGTCCCAGCGGCGGCCGACCCTAG
- a CDS encoding DUF4197 domain-containing protein has protein sequence MTLFRTLALGLTLTLAAGHLAVAQTKTPAKKTTSTAKKTTTVKKTAPVKKATTATKTTTTKTTTTVATPAAPVKAPLTADEATGGLREALSQGVTRAVAQAGEADGFNGNADIRIPFPPEAELIAVTLRKVRAGALVDNFEVALNRAAETASAQAKPIFLNAVQNLSLQDALSLATSKESDAATTLLYEKTAADLRTAFQPTVQQSLEKTGAIRLYAEMVARYNKIPLVTPLNPQLVPYATEKTVDGLFALIAAEEGRIRQNPAAQGSALLKRVFGK, from the coding sequence ATGACTCTGTTCCGCACCTTGGCCCTCGGCCTCACGCTTACTTTGGCCGCCGGGCACCTGGCCGTAGCCCAAACCAAAACCCCGGCGAAAAAGACGACTTCAACTGCCAAAAAAACCACCACGGTTAAGAAAACCGCGCCGGTCAAGAAGGCTACTACGGCCACCAAAACCACGACCACCAAAACTACCACTACGGTTGCTACCCCCGCGGCCCCAGTGAAAGCACCCCTCACCGCCGACGAGGCCACCGGCGGCCTGCGCGAAGCGCTGAGCCAGGGCGTAACCCGCGCCGTAGCCCAGGCCGGCGAAGCCGATGGCTTTAACGGCAACGCCGACATTCGCATCCCGTTCCCGCCCGAAGCCGAGCTGATAGCCGTTACCCTGCGGAAAGTGCGGGCTGGGGCCTTGGTCGATAACTTCGAGGTAGCTCTGAACCGCGCCGCCGAAACGGCCTCCGCGCAGGCCAAGCCCATCTTCCTGAATGCGGTGCAAAACCTCAGCCTGCAGGACGCCCTCAGCCTAGCCACCAGCAAGGAAAGCGACGCGGCCACCACGCTGCTCTACGAAAAGACAGCCGCCGACCTGCGCACGGCCTTCCAGCCTACCGTGCAACAGTCCTTGGAAAAAACCGGCGCCATTAGGCTCTACGCCGAAATGGTGGCCCGCTACAACAAGATTCCGCTCGTCACGCCGCTGAATCCGCAGCTGGTACCCTACGCCACCGAGAAAACCGTGGACGGCCTGTTCGCCCTGATTGCGGCTGAAGAGGGCCGCATCCGGCAGAACCCGGCGGCCCAGGGTAGCGCCCTACTCAAGCGGGTATTTGGCAAGTAA